From Gallaecimonas pentaromativorans, the proteins below share one genomic window:
- a CDS encoding DUF3080 family protein: protein MKWLGLLAALLLAACSPRPDVLAQYPARLARVLGTDAPQITPPLLAKGGGRQWALAVPEVTVNLKQGYALRHCDVLGLIGERNAPLGKTAPPSQRFLYELKLLSALSQCHSDDPELTALVSQLVAEKKASLPLVAWRLVSDDQAFLANWRFDHSAMDFAGTASAQTLFLDISALLQAPDEKRMARLEEALGQFENDRILARLNQHLSDATLYLDSVSDLIERHGNKLVCVNGRPGSQAKAVRDFFFSYYGKQVQPYLGELVAADRALKGALWPLISALPHPADPNIAYLAADTPQSLSGQFHQALRRHTQAWQQLLGRCGLRPGQ from the coding sequence GTGAAATGGCTCGGGTTGTTAGCAGCGCTGCTGCTGGCAGCCTGCTCGCCACGCCCCGATGTGCTGGCCCAGTACCCGGCGCGCTTGGCGCGGGTGCTGGGCACAGATGCCCCCCAAATCACCCCGCCGCTGCTGGCAAAAGGCGGTGGCCGCCAATGGGCATTGGCGGTGCCGGAAGTAACGGTCAATCTCAAGCAGGGTTATGCCCTTCGCCACTGCGATGTCTTAGGGCTGATTGGCGAGCGCAACGCTCCTTTGGGGAAAACCGCGCCGCCGTCCCAGCGCTTTTTGTATGAGCTCAAGTTGCTAAGCGCCCTGAGCCAGTGCCACAGCGACGACCCAGAACTGACCGCCTTGGTTAGCCAACTGGTGGCCGAGAAAAAAGCCAGCCTGCCGCTGGTGGCCTGGCGCCTTGTCAGCGACGACCAGGCTTTTCTCGCCAACTGGCGCTTTGACCACAGCGCCATGGACTTTGCCGGTACCGCATCGGCCCAAACCCTCTTTTTGGATATCAGCGCCTTGCTGCAGGCGCCGGATGAAAAGCGTATGGCCCGCCTCGAAGAGGCCCTTGGCCAGTTTGAGAATGACCGCATCCTGGCCCGCCTTAACCAGCACTTGAGCGATGCCACCCTGTATCTTGATAGCGTCAGCGACCTGATTGAGCGCCACGGTAACAAACTGGTGTGCGTGAATGGCCGGCCCGGCAGCCAGGCCAAAGCGGTGCGGGATTTTTTCTTCAGCTATTACGGCAAGCAGGTTCAGCCCTATCTGGGTGAGCTGGTGGCGGCAGATCGCGCCCTAAAAGGCGCCTTGTGGCCGCTTATCAGCGCCCTGCCCCACCCGGCCGACCCCAACATTGCCTACCTGGCCGCCGACACGCCGCAAAGTTTAAGTGGCCAGTTTCACCAGGCCCTTAGGCGCCACACCCAGGCCTGGCAGCAGCTCTTGGGTCGCTGCGGCTTAAGGCCGGGGCAATAA
- a CDS encoding alpha-hydroxy acid oxidase gives MAVITCIEDLKRIYRRRVPKMFYDYAESGSYTEQTFRDNCDDFARIRLKQKVAVDMSGRSTQSQMLGQKVTMPLALSPVGMTGMQCADGEIKAARAAETFGVPYTLSTMSICSIEDVAAHTQQPFWFQLYVMRDQDFLAAIIERAKKAGCSALVLTLDLQILGQRHKDLKNGLSAPPKLTLPTMLNLATKWGWGLQMLQTKRRFFGNIVGHAKGVTDASSLMSWTAEQFDLKLDWDKIAAIRDMWGGKLILKGILDEEDARRAADFGADAIIVSNHGGRQLDGALSSIRMLPAIIEAVGGKTEVYLDSGIRSGQDILKAMALGADGCMAGRAYIYGLGAMGEAGVSKALEVMHKELDISMALCGERQLSEIGRKNLLIPKGFFNAYE, from the coding sequence ATGGCCGTTATCACCTGTATCGAGGACTTAAAACGCATCTACCGGCGCCGCGTGCCCAAGATGTTTTATGACTACGCCGAGTCCGGCAGCTACACCGAGCAGACCTTTCGCGACAACTGTGATGATTTCGCCCGCATTCGCCTCAAGCAAAAGGTGGCGGTGGATATGTCTGGGCGCAGCACCCAAAGCCAGATGCTGGGCCAAAAGGTAACCATGCCGCTGGCGCTAAGCCCAGTGGGCATGACCGGCATGCAGTGCGCCGACGGCGAGATAAAAGCGGCGCGCGCCGCCGAAACATTTGGCGTGCCCTACACCCTCTCCACCATGTCGATTTGCTCCATCGAAGACGTGGCAGCCCACACCCAGCAGCCGTTTTGGTTTCAGCTTTACGTAATGCGCGACCAGGACTTTTTGGCAGCCATTATCGAGCGCGCCAAAAAGGCCGGTTGCTCGGCGCTGGTGCTGACCCTTGATTTACAGATCCTCGGCCAGCGCCACAAAGACCTTAAAAATGGCCTCTCGGCGCCGCCCAAACTCACCCTGCCGACCATGCTCAACCTCGCCACCAAATGGGGCTGGGGCTTACAAATGCTGCAAACCAAGCGGCGCTTTTTCGGCAATATCGTCGGCCACGCCAAAGGGGTAACCGATGCCTCATCCCTGATGAGCTGGACCGCCGAGCAGTTCGACCTCAAGCTCGACTGGGACAAAATTGCCGCCATCCGCGACATGTGGGGCGGCAAGCTCATTCTCAAGGGCATCCTTGATGAAGAAGACGCCCGCCGCGCCGCCGATTTTGGCGCCGATGCCATCATCGTTTCCAACCACGGCGGCCGCCAGTTGGACGGGGCGCTGTCCAGTATTCGCATGTTGCCAGCCATCATCGAGGCGGTGGGCGGCAAAACCGAGGTGTATCTCGATTCCGGCATTCGCTCCGGCCAGGACATCCTCAAGGCCATGGCCCTGGGGGCCGACGGCTGCATGGCCGGGCGCGCCTACATCTACGGCCTGGGAGCCATGGGCGAAGCGGGGGTCAGCAAGGCGCTTGAGGTAATGCACAAGGAACTGGATATCTCCATGGCCCTTTGCGGCGAGCGCCAGCTAAGCGAGATTGGCCGCAAAAACCTGTTGATACCCAAAGGCTTTTTTAACGCTTACGAGTAA
- a CDS encoding HPP family protein codes for MQTAADIMTKNLVTLPLTASLKDAHAITRDKGIRHLPIMEGEQFVGMLTQKRMMGAVINLLATYGANALERREGQTPVRELVEVDCATVTPDTPLLAVTDFFLKHRHGCLPVVDENGKLVGMLTSSDFVRLCRNLLASLA; via the coding sequence ATGCAAACCGCCGCCGACATCATGACCAAAAACTTGGTCACCCTGCCGCTCACCGCCAGCCTCAAAGACGCTCACGCCATTACCCGCGACAAAGGCATTCGCCACCTGCCCATCATGGAGGGCGAGCAGTTCGTGGGTATGCTCACCCAAAAGCGGATGATGGGCGCCGTTATCAACCTGCTGGCTACCTATGGCGCCAACGCCCTGGAGCGCCGCGAGGGGCAAACCCCGGTACGCGAGTTGGTGGAGGTGGATTGTGCCACCGTTACCCCCGACACCCCGCTGCTGGCGGTCACCGATTTTTTTCTCAAGCACCGCCACGGCTGCCTGCCGGTGGTCGATGAAAACGGCAAGCTGGTGGGCATGCTCACCTCGTCGGATTTTGTGCGCCTGTGCCGAAACTTACTGGCAAGCCTTGCCTGA
- a CDS encoding Gfo/Idh/MocA family protein gives MLRFGVLSTAKIGHKFVLPAIHKSPLCTLMAVASRDMGKAQQYAAQQGARFAFDSYQALLASPEVDAVYIPLPTHMHVEWTLKALAAGKHVLVEKPMALKAEEIDAIMDAAEKAGKQVMEAFMIAFHPQWDWVKELLAANKLGRIYKASGHFTYFNKKDGDFRNNPEMGGGGLRDVGVYPIIAGRMALGEPRLIDAHMELDPSYGIDRFVDFNLDFDGARANFYCGTQLERCQGMSIHGELGRIEMNAPFNPMDGPHGAKVDFYTDKASHCETRFFGNSDHYLNMINHFCEVISGEAAPRLTLADSRANQQVVDTIFAQAKRC, from the coding sequence ATGCTGCGTTTCGGCGTTCTCAGCACTGCCAAGATTGGCCATAAATTCGTGCTGCCGGCCATTCACAAATCCCCCCTTTGCACCCTGATGGCCGTTGCCAGCCGCGATATGGGCAAAGCCCAGCAATACGCGGCCCAGCAGGGTGCCCGCTTTGCCTTTGACAGCTACCAAGCGCTGCTGGCAAGCCCCGAGGTAGATGCGGTTTACATTCCCCTGCCCACCCATATGCACGTTGAGTGGACCTTAAAAGCCCTGGCCGCCGGCAAGCATGTGCTGGTGGAAAAACCCATGGCCCTTAAAGCCGAAGAAATTGACGCCATCATGGACGCCGCCGAGAAGGCCGGTAAACAGGTGATGGAAGCCTTTATGATTGCCTTTCACCCCCAATGGGACTGGGTAAAAGAGCTGCTGGCCGCCAACAAGCTTGGCCGCATTTACAAAGCCAGCGGCCACTTCACCTACTTCAACAAAAAAGACGGGGATTTTCGTAACAACCCAGAAATGGGCGGCGGCGGCCTGCGCGATGTAGGGGTCTACCCCATCATTGCCGGGCGCATGGCGCTGGGCGAGCCAAGGCTTATCGATGCCCATATGGAGCTGGACCCAAGCTACGGCATCGACCGCTTTGTGGATTTCAACCTGGATTTTGACGGCGCCCGGGCCAACTTTTACTGCGGCACCCAGTTGGAGCGCTGCCAGGGCATGAGCATTCACGGCGAGCTTGGCCGCATCGAGATGAACGCGCCTTTTAACCCCATGGACGGCCCCCACGGCGCCAAGGTGGATTTTTACACCGACAAAGCCAGCCATTGCGAGACCCGCTTTTTTGGCAACAGCGACCATTACCTCAATATGATCAATCACTTTTGTGAGGTCATTAGCGGCGAAGCCGCGCCCCGGCTGACCCTGGCCGACTCCCGCGCCAACCAGCAGGTGGTAGACACCATTTTTGCCCAGGCCAAAAGGTGCTAA
- a CDS encoding mechanosensitive ion channel family protein has protein sequence MFEKLAFLKHSFLGNPLYDWAAALTMALLVLLVAMVVKWVIKSRLGKALGHFDNRFARILYRVLAATRFTLVLLFALSFALHYLEFPKRVEGILKGVTALTAFIQLGMWLTSALYAAVESTRSSGRFDNNPGAMTNVAAFRFIGAMVVWTLLLLFMLDNLGVNISALVAGLGVGGIAVGLAVQNILGDLFASVSIVVDKPFVLGDFIVVDQFSGTVESIGLKTTRIRSLSGEQIVFSNNKLLGMEIRNYKRMRERRILFRFGVTYQTPADQLEMLPGMVKDIIEAIDTLRFDRAHFCNFGDSSYDFEVVYWVTLADYASYMDAQQRINLQMVRRFAEHGIDFAYPTRTLFITQEPPPDTEQAPPNPS, from the coding sequence GTGTTTGAGAAGCTGGCCTTTTTAAAACATTCCTTCCTCGGCAACCCCCTTTACGACTGGGCCGCCGCACTGACCATGGCACTTTTGGTGTTACTGGTGGCGATGGTCGTCAAATGGGTTATCAAGTCTCGCCTCGGCAAGGCGCTGGGGCATTTTGACAACCGCTTTGCCCGCATTCTGTACCGGGTGCTGGCCGCCACGCGCTTTACCCTGGTGCTGCTCTTTGCGCTGAGTTTTGCCCTGCATTATTTGGAGTTTCCCAAACGGGTTGAGGGCATTCTCAAAGGCGTTACCGCCCTTACCGCCTTTATCCAGCTCGGCATGTGGCTGACCTCGGCCCTTTATGCCGCCGTTGAGTCTACCCGCAGCTCCGGCCGCTTTGACAACAACCCCGGCGCCATGACCAACGTGGCGGCGTTTCGCTTTATCGGCGCCATGGTGGTGTGGACGCTACTGCTGCTGTTTATGCTCGACAACCTTGGTGTCAACATCTCGGCGCTGGTGGCGGGCCTGGGGGTGGGCGGCATTGCCGTGGGCCTGGCGGTGCAAAATATCCTGGGCGATCTTTTTGCCTCGGTCTCCATCGTGGTGGATAAACCCTTTGTGCTGGGGGATTTCATCGTGGTGGACCAATTTAGCGGCACGGTGGAGAGCATCGGCCTGAAAACCACCCGCATCCGCAGTTTGTCGGGGGAGCAGATTGTCTTTTCCAACAACAAGCTGCTGGGCATGGAGATCCGCAATTACAAAAGGATGCGCGAGCGGCGCATTTTGTTTCGGTTTGGGGTGACCTACCAAACCCCCGCCGATCAGCTGGAGATGCTGCCAGGGATGGTCAAAGACATTATCGAAGCCATCGACACCCTGCGCTTTGACCGCGCCCACTTTTGCAACTTTGGCGACAGCTCGTACGACTTCGAAGTGGTGTACTGGGTCACCCTGGCCGACTACGCCAGTTACATGGACGCCCAGCAACGCATCAACCTACAGATGGTGCGCCGCTTTGCCGAGCACGGCATCGACTTTGCCTACCCCACCCGCACCCTTTTTATCACCCAAGAGCCGCCGCCAGACACCGAGCAGGCGCCGCCCAATCCATCCTGA
- a CDS encoding DNA-J related domain-containing protein → MDNPLNSDVLARLSEHPEGISEYELLKSLAEHPFLVQIDVGGDLGLFRRHFALMNCLYGLRQQLAEDGWGLGISAMHIQLQPSLGQGEGQGLTLSDPLASYYLDWQEFDNTGAEEVEALLTGFWRRYDALEHQSQALEDLGLDENADWRMIRRQYRSLAAQHHPDKGGNCQDFIRIRRAFEQLARLRGKGA, encoded by the coding sequence ATGGATAATCCCCTGAACAGCGACGTACTGGCCCGCCTGTCCGAACACCCCGAGGGCATCAGCGAGTACGAGCTACTCAAATCCCTGGCCGAACATCCCTTCCTGGTGCAAATCGATGTGGGGGGAGACTTGGGCCTTTTTCGCCGCCACTTTGCATTGATGAATTGCCTCTATGGCCTTCGCCAGCAACTGGCCGAAGACGGCTGGGGCCTTGGCATCAGCGCCATGCACATTCAATTGCAACCAAGCCTTGGCCAAGGCGAGGGCCAAGGGCTGACCCTTAGCGACCCTTTGGCCAGCTATTACCTCGACTGGCAGGAATTCGACAACACCGGCGCTGAGGAAGTAGAAGCGCTGCTTACCGGCTTTTGGCGCCGCTACGACGCCCTTGAGCACCAGTCGCAGGCCCTTGAGGATTTAGGGCTGGATGAAAACGCCGACTGGCGTATGATCAGGCGCCAGTACCGGTCCCTGGCAGCGCAGCATCACCCCGACAAGGGCGGTAATTGCCAGGACTTTATCCGTATCCGCCGCGCCTTTGAGCAACTGGCGCGGCTGCGTGGCAAAGGAGCCTGA
- a CDS encoding serine hydrolase domain-containing protein, with protein MLSLALAAALSLDGGPRPFAGVVLVAKGRDITFSQGDIDRPYVVGSVSKQLTAALVLQGVDDGLWQLDDPIGRYLPTLAPWKAQVTLKMLLSHSSGVVAPDKPLAFTPGSQFRYSNLGYQLLAKALARVRAKPFSTLLAGLYRQCAMLGGKPIEGFEEQPGGSLTPVDTLALMPNDLASGTMVASARDLWHWNLCLHQSPLLSRASYAAMTTAWQQRPYRWGPMGYGFGLQLKGSEASHSGYLPGYESLLSFDKGQTLVVLENVSWQLGDIGRAFYYEDALRNALSAEDNHGT; from the coding sequence GTGCTAAGCCTGGCGCTGGCCGCTGCCCTTAGCCTCGATGGCGGCCCCCGGCCTTTTGCCGGGGTGGTGCTGGTGGCCAAGGGCCGGGACATAACCTTTAGCCAGGGCGATATCGACCGCCCCTATGTGGTGGGCTCGGTCAGCAAGCAGCTCACCGCCGCCCTGGTGCTGCAAGGGGTAGACGACGGCCTTTGGCAGTTGGACGACCCCATAGGCCGCTATCTCCCAACTCTCGCGCCCTGGAAGGCGCAAGTCACCTTAAAGATGTTGCTAAGCCACAGCAGCGGCGTGGTGGCGCCAGACAAACCCCTGGCCTTTACCCCCGGCAGCCAGTTTCGCTACTCAAACCTGGGTTACCAGTTGCTGGCCAAAGCCCTGGCCCGGGTGCGCGCCAAACCCTTTAGCACTTTGCTTGCCGGCCTTTACCGCCAGTGCGCCATGCTGGGCGGCAAGCCAATTGAAGGCTTTGAGGAGCAACCAGGCGGCTCGCTGACGCCGGTTGATACCCTGGCCCTGATGCCAAACGACCTTGCCTCAGGCACCATGGTGGCCAGCGCTCGCGATTTATGGCACTGGAACCTGTGCCTGCACCAGTCGCCGCTGTTGAGCCGCGCCAGCTACGCCGCCATGACCACCGCCTGGCAGCAGCGCCCCTATCGCTGGGGGCCCATGGGTTACGGTTTTGGCTTGCAGCTTAAGGGCAGCGAAGCCAGCCACAGCGGTTATCTGCCGGGGTACGAGTCATTGCTGAGCTTCGACAAGGGCCAGACCCTGGTGGTGCTGGAGAATGTCTCCTGGCAGCTCGGCGATATCGGCAGGGCTTTTTATTACGAAGATGCGCTAAGAAATGCGCTCAGCGCCGAGGACAATCATGGAACTTAA
- the dacB gene encoding D-alanyl-D-alanine carboxypeptidase/D-alanyl-D-alanine-endopeptidase, giving the protein MRYCLPFLLGLLSFQSLSADWQSLLNQRPAGSQVALIVKPLGQGHLSIEHNADLLLPPASTQKLFTALAAELTLGDDFRFDTRLEGRGQRVSGAWQGDLRLVFSGAPDLSRAQLVEMLQALKGQGIGKISGDLILDGSAFGGYERGPGWPWDNLGVCYSAPASSLTLAHNCVAASLSVQKPGEAARFYVPPFQPVQVSSEVEVVSPSQQQQSLCQLELQRGPQNHYQLSGCVTDEREVWPLNFAVNDTSAYIIDVLKDELKRNGIHLGGQIKRQDGANGHWLPLAVVHSKALPKLLEHMLRASDNLYADNFAKTLGRAPGQPGSFALGVRAVKKALAEHLGLSLQPATLVDGSGLSRDNLVSARELAGALQYLASHPQLAVYQGLPVAGVSGTLKFRHSLTRPPLKGNIKAKSGTLNGASNLAGFFTGASGERYLFVLMSASLSLGDDSEAAKDTMTRYERALLEGLYQAG; this is encoded by the coding sequence ATGCGTTATTGCCTGCCCTTTCTGTTAGGTCTGCTCTCCTTTCAAAGCCTGTCGGCCGACTGGCAAAGCCTTTTGAACCAGCGCCCTGCCGGCAGCCAGGTGGCACTTATCGTCAAACCATTGGGGCAGGGTCATTTGAGCATAGAGCACAATGCCGACCTGCTGCTGCCCCCGGCCAGTACCCAAAAACTGTTCACGGCGCTGGCCGCCGAGCTGACCTTGGGGGACGATTTTCGCTTCGACACCCGCCTTGAAGGCCGTGGCCAACGGGTAAGCGGCGCCTGGCAAGGGGATCTGCGCCTGGTGTTTAGCGGCGCCCCGGATTTAAGCCGCGCCCAGTTGGTAGAGATGCTCCAGGCGCTCAAGGGCCAAGGCATTGGCAAGATAAGCGGCGACCTGATTTTGGACGGCAGCGCCTTTGGCGGCTACGAGCGCGGCCCCGGCTGGCCCTGGGACAACCTGGGGGTGTGCTACAGCGCTCCGGCCTCCAGCCTGACCCTGGCCCACAACTGTGTGGCGGCAAGCCTTAGCGTGCAAAAGCCAGGAGAGGCCGCCCGCTTTTACGTGCCGCCCTTCCAACCGGTGCAGGTGAGCAGCGAGGTTGAGGTGGTAAGCCCATCCCAGCAGCAGCAAAGCCTTTGCCAGTTGGAGTTGCAGCGCGGCCCACAAAACCACTACCAGCTAAGCGGCTGCGTCACTGACGAGCGCGAGGTCTGGCCGCTCAATTTCGCTGTGAACGACACCAGCGCCTACATCATCGATGTGCTCAAAGACGAGCTAAAACGCAACGGCATCCACCTTGGCGGCCAGATAAAACGCCAAGATGGCGCCAACGGCCACTGGCTGCCGTTGGCGGTGGTGCATTCCAAAGCCCTGCCCAAATTGCTCGAACATATGCTGCGGGCCTCTGACAACCTCTACGCCGACAACTTCGCCAAGACCCTTGGCCGTGCTCCCGGCCAGCCAGGCAGCTTTGCCCTTGGAGTGCGGGCGGTGAAAAAGGCCCTGGCCGAGCACCTGGGGCTGAGCTTGCAACCGGCGACATTGGTGGATGGCTCGGGGCTCTCAAGGGACAATCTGGTGAGTGCCAGAGAGCTGGCCGGCGCCCTTCAGTACCTGGCCAGCCACCCGCAACTGGCGGTGTACCAAGGGCTGCCGGTGGCCGGTGTCAGCGGCACCTTGAAGTTTCGCCACAGCCTCACCCGCCCGCCCCTTAAAGGCAATATCAAGGCCAAAAGTGGCACCCTTAACGGCGCCAGCAACCTGGCCGGCTTTTTTACCGGTGCCTCCGGCGAGCGCTATTTGTTTGTGCTGATGAGCGCCAGCCTGTCGCTGGGCGACGACAGCGAAGCGGCAAAGGACACCATGACCCGCTATGAAAGAGCCCTGTTGGAAGGGCTCTACCAGGCCGGTTAA
- a CDS encoding MATE family efflux transporter has protein sequence MFKEMGRLTRLASPILIAQLSQTLMSFVDTVMAGQVSADDMASVAVGASLWWPMALFVLGICMALTPMVANHHGAKDDGAIAPIVQQGAWLTLGITALIILLAPLTPWILERMAVAPVLAEKTTLYIYFVCAGLPAFALYNSLRNFVEGMSHTIPTMVIGFLGLLVNIPANYVFIHGLFGLPALGGAGCGLATALVMWFMLLALWLYTVITQRFNHIGLYKKLYWPDFSVILHLAKIGIPIALAFFFEVSLFALVALLIAPLGSVVVAGHQIAINFSSMIFMFPMSLALAVTIRVGHTMGEGHPAAARTSCYAGFVLGVLVALTTCVLTVLFSKYIITIYSDDAAVLALAGHLILLAAIYQIPDAFQVVAGGALRGYKDTKALFFITFVAYWVIGLPLGYTLGLTDFLFPAMGASGFWIGFIAGLSSAAIMLVLRVRVLHRRNAQAQIPLEVVT, from the coding sequence ATGTTCAAAGAAATGGGGCGCTTAACCCGTCTTGCCTCACCCATTCTGATTGCCCAGCTGTCCCAAACCCTGATGAGCTTTGTCGATACGGTGATGGCCGGCCAAGTAAGCGCCGACGACATGGCCTCTGTTGCGGTGGGCGCCAGCCTGTGGTGGCCGATGGCGCTCTTTGTGCTGGGTATATGCATGGCCCTGACCCCCATGGTGGCCAACCACCACGGCGCCAAGGACGACGGCGCCATCGCCCCCATAGTGCAGCAAGGGGCCTGGCTGACCCTTGGCATTACTGCGCTCATTATCCTGCTGGCGCCGCTCACCCCCTGGATACTGGAGCGCATGGCGGTAGCGCCGGTCCTTGCCGAAAAAACCACGCTCTATATCTATTTTGTCTGCGCCGGCCTGCCGGCCTTTGCGCTCTACAACAGCCTTCGCAACTTTGTCGAAGGCATGAGCCACACCATTCCCACCATGGTCATTGGCTTTTTAGGGCTGTTGGTGAACATTCCTGCCAATTATGTGTTTATCCACGGCCTCTTTGGCCTGCCGGCCCTGGGCGGCGCCGGCTGTGGCCTGGCCACGGCGCTGGTGATGTGGTTTATGCTGCTGGCGCTTTGGCTCTACACCGTTATCACCCAGCGCTTTAACCACATTGGCCTTTATAAAAAGCTCTATTGGCCGGATTTTTCGGTGATCCTGCACCTGGCCAAAATAGGTATTCCCATTGCATTGGCCTTCTTTTTCGAGGTGAGCTTGTTTGCTTTGGTTGCGTTGCTCATCGCCCCGTTGGGCAGCGTGGTGGTGGCCGGTCATCAAATCGCCATCAACTTCAGCTCGATGATCTTCATGTTCCCCATGAGCCTGGCCCTGGCGGTCACCATTCGGGTGGGCCACACCATGGGCGAAGGCCACCCGGCGGCGGCCCGCACCAGTTGTTACGCCGGTTTTGTGCTGGGGGTACTGGTGGCCCTGACCACCTGCGTGCTGACGGTGCTGTTCTCCAAGTACATCATCACCATCTACTCTGACGACGCGGCGGTGCTGGCCCTGGCCGGGCACCTGATATTGCTGGCCGCCATCTATCAAATTCCCGATGCCTTCCAGGTGGTAGCCGGTGGCGCCCTTCGCGGCTACAAGGACACCAAGGCGTTGTTTTTCATCACCTTTGTGGCTTACTGGGTGATAGGGCTGCCGCTCGGTTACACCCTGGGCCTGACCGACTTTCTCTTCCCGGCCATGGGCGCTTCTGGCTTTTGGATAGGCTTTATCGCCGGTTTGAGCTCTGCCGCCATCATGCTGGTGCTGCGGGTAAGGGTGCTGCACCGCCGTAACGCCCAGGCCCAGATCCCCCTTGAGGTGGTCACGTGA
- a CDS encoding TonB C-terminal domain-containing protein, whose protein sequence is MKRILLPALLALAGCSEQPEPQACQGLAACAAQMQQRVVSHADWVCHPELAQYLVVVTVRLDRQGQALGLGVSHSSGNSMVDNQSLEAVQQSLPLYEVSSLSDADFAEASEINFTFAGLDR, encoded by the coding sequence GTGAAAAGGATATTACTGCCGGCCTTACTGGCCCTTGCCGGGTGCAGCGAGCAGCCCGAGCCCCAAGCCTGCCAGGGATTGGCAGCCTGCGCCGCCCAAATGCAGCAACGGGTGGTAAGCCACGCCGACTGGGTTTGCCACCCGGAGCTGGCCCAATACCTAGTAGTGGTGACGGTGCGCCTTGATCGCCAGGGCCAGGCTCTCGGCCTTGGTGTCAGCCACAGTAGCGGCAACAGCATGGTGGATAACCAATCGCTAGAAGCGGTGCAGCAAAGCCTGCCACTTTATGAGGTCAGTAGCCTAAGCGATGCCGATTTTGCTGAGGCGTCCGAGATAAACTTCACTTTTGCCGGTCTCGACAGATAA
- a CDS encoding riboflavin synthase — translation MFTGIVQGKGQLVAVTDKTDFRTHVVRFPDELLGGLELGASVAHNGCCLTVTEVKGNEVSFDLIKETLKVTNLGELSPGSEVNLERAARFGDEIGGHNMSGHIHCVAELAEIKDSPDNRTLRFVLPAPWRKYVLHKGYIGIDGISLTVGDLHPDGFEVNLIPETLARTTLGAKGVGDAINIEIDPQTQAIVDTVERVLASR, via the coding sequence ATGTTTACCGGCATTGTTCAAGGTAAAGGCCAACTGGTGGCGGTTACCGACAAAACTGATTTTCGCACCCACGTGGTGCGCTTTCCTGACGAGCTGCTGGGCGGCCTGGAGCTGGGCGCCTCGGTGGCCCACAACGGCTGCTGCCTGACGGTCACCGAGGTGAAGGGTAACGAAGTGTCGTTCGACCTCATCAAAGAAACCCTCAAGGTCACCAACCTGGGTGAGCTAAGCCCAGGCAGCGAGGTCAACCTAGAGCGGGCTGCCCGTTTTGGCGACGAGATAGGCGGGCACAATATGTCGGGCCATATCCACTGCGTGGCAGAACTGGCTGAGATAAAAGACAGCCCCGATAACCGCACCCTGCGTTTTGTGCTGCCGGCGCCTTGGCGAAAGTACGTGCTGCACAAGGGCTATATCGGGATAGACGGCATTTCGTTGACGGTAGGCGATCTGCACCCCGACGGCTTCGAGGTCAACCTCATTCCTGAAACCCTGGCCCGCACCACCCTCGGCGCCAAGGGGGTGGGCGATGCCATTAACATCGAGATTGATCCGCAAACCCAGGCCATAGTGGATACCGTTGAGCGGGTGCTGGCATCACGCTAA